The DNA window ttgactatgcggtattggctttgctcattgctggaaggccgtaaggtgacctatatttgttaatttctgtgtcattttgttctcctttggagagttgtctcattggcaatcataccacatcgttttttttaatatatatacaagatCGTTTTAATTGATTGATGTTTGAGATTGCCTTTTTCGTATTTATGAACAGTTGGGATGCTTTCTAAATTCTCTTATCATCTGTCCGGAAGTATATGATGGAATCTAtcgaatagttatcaaaagtaccaggattataattttatacgccagacgcgcgtttcgtctacataagactcatcagtgacgctcagatcaaaatagttaaaaagccaaacaaatacaaagttgaagagcattgaggaccaaaaattccaaaaagttgtgccaaatacggctaaggtaatctactcctggggtaagaaaatccttagtttttcgaataattcaaagttttgtaaacagaaaatttataaaaatgaccatataattgatattcatgtcaacaccgaagtgctgactactgggctggtgataccctcggggacgaaacgtccaccagcagtggcatcgacccagtggtgtaaatagttatcaaaagtaccaggattataattttatacgccagacgcgcgtttcgtctacataagactcattagtgacgctcagatcaaaatagttaaaaagccaaacaaatacaaagttgaagagcattgaggaccaaaaattccaaaaagttgtgccaaatacggctaaggtaatctactcctggggtaagaaaatccttagtttttcgaataattcaaagttttgtaaacagaaaatttataaaaatgaccatataattgatattcatgtcaacaccgaagtgctgactactgggctggtgataccctcggggacgaaacgtccaccagcagtggcatcgacccagtggtgtaaatagttatcaaaagtaccaggattataattttatacgccagacgcgcgtttcgtctacataagactcatcagtgacgctcagatcaaaatagttaaaaagccaaacaaatacaaagttgaagagcattgaggaccaaaaattccaaaaagttgtgccaaatacggctaaggtaatctactcctggggtaagaaaatccttagtttttcgaataattcaaagttttgtaaacagaaaatttataaaaatgaccatataattgatattcatgtcaacaccgaagtgctgactactgtcACCTTTAAAAAACGGTTCCTAAGAGAAACGGTTCTACTTGATCAacttcattgtttttattttagtaaTACTTATGTGTTTGAGGAATGATTggtcaaaacaaaagaaaaaggaaaattgagtgttagaatataaaaaataaacaataaagagccaaatttttttatttttttaattggcttGAAGACATCCTGGTGCTTTTAGACATGATTGTACGGTAAAGAGTCAATCGGATCAAAAACATTTACTTCACTTGTACTGTTAACAGCTGAAAAGCACACTGAATTGGTTAGTTGATTAATTAGTGTTCGATTGACCGATTACTTAACTTCCATGGttaatgttttatattcaataGTACATGACAGTTATTATATACAGATACATAAGGACGTCATCGtcgtttttattatattcatcgTTATAATCATCTTCATAATTATTATCATTAGTATAATCATTAACATCATCACCATTATTATAATCCTCATCACCATTATTAAtaacatcatcatcatcatcatcatcattatcatcatcatcattactgcaaattcagaaatagtgcatgcatttattattgcgattttattattttagatcAAAACgcgattattatttttttttttttttaattattgcaattacAACCTTGTCACACTATTCGCAAAcataaaaacatcgcaataatttctgaatttacagtattatcTTCATAACCATTATTATCATCATAATCATCATaattatcatcatcatcaatattataattatcatcatcatcatcatcattattatcattatcatcaatattataattttcatcatcattattatccttatcattataattataatcatgATCATCGATACATATAGCATTGTTACATATGTTGTTGAATGAagtattgaattatttttgaaaacatatttctAATAGTATTGAAAAATTGACTTTAGTattgcgttcattatcactgaactagtatatatatttgtttatggaccagctgaaggacgcctttgtgtgtgggaatttctcgctgcattgaagacacattggtgaccttcggctgatgtctgttctatggttggattgttgtctctttgacacattcccaacttctattctcaattttattaccaGTTCATACCAGTTGCGGTGAGTGAGGTCGCTTTAAGTTAAATGAATGCAGGTGACTTGCCCTGGTATGAACTTGGCCCATATATGTAGTTGTCCCATGTTTTACGAATGGTACGgttgaatgaaaacaaatgctCTTTTGTGAAATACTTCTAAAGAGTCGGAAGAGTTTGTAAGGTctctttaatttaatttattgttttcatttttttcagcaCTGTGTCGATAACTCTGCTTTTGGACAATTTGTCCTGAGGGGGATCATCTCCTCAGTAATCAGTATTTCTGGTACTGATATGATTAGTACATCATACTTCCCTAAATTTGCTctttgttcgggttgttgtcgttttgacatatttgccatttccaatctcaattttattgtcctTCGAATGATTTggcttttatttatgtattgtttttataattaagcTCCCCAACTGATTATGTTTAATACatccttggctttcaaataCTTGGCTATGAACGTTCCTGTGGACGGTAAAAAGCGCCTCGGTcgcattttttttagtgttgtttcatattttttttaacagatgaAATAAGTCatgtcatttttgtttacaaaatctGCTGAAACACGTGAAAATAATGTGTTCCTTAATATGTCTTCCCTTCCGTAACATCTGATATCTTCCTTGAATGTTCGATTTGTTTGTGTTGTTAAGTTTAagatttaaagtttattttgttttctactGAGTTTATGTTGACTCTTTTAAGCCTTCGATTGTTTTTCCGTATTTTGCCGCGGCGTTGTAAGTTTACCCTTGACTTTAGAGCTTGACGATTCTTTTTTTCAGTTGATGGTAATAAACAAAGTGATGATGCATCGTGATTTAAATGATTATGATGTAAGATTTCAATGAAAAAGAAATGGACTTGTTGTATTGGTTCGACATGGTCAGCATGCTAAACAAATacgacaaacaaaataaaaacactatTTGTAATAGTATCTGAACTGTTCATCTAACAAATACCCGTTCGTTTTATAATTGAAAAGGTGTACTGGATCAGTCAATGTTCAAAATGATGTCAATATATTTCCAGTTTAGACCAGTTGTTCAATTTATAAGTATAAAATGATGTTATGTAAAAAGACAGTAGGTGACCCAAACCAGCTTGAACTTGTATTTTTTCAAGATTTGTCATTTTTAGGGTCATGTTTACAGCTTTTGTGCCATGTTGTACAGATTGAAAAAGGTATAATACTGtcatttgtaaaatgtaatgTGCTTCGCTATGACGAAATTATGATACTAATGGTGGATCTTTGTTAGTCTCCTATCAATATGGTTTTCctattatgaatataaaaattatttgagAGGGTTAAAATGAATtccttacttttttaaaatcaaatatctaatCATTTTTGTATTGGTGACGAAGCTATGTTGATCATATTAGTGTCTAGATATAGCTGGGTTTTGTTTGTAGTTGGGATATATTTAGGTATATCAATCATCATCAACAGCTTTACTAGTTTTTAATGGAAAATCAAATCTgtgaaaaataagaagatgtgtaatgattgacaataagacaactttcaACCATAGAgtaaatgaaatagaaataaaagaacTATACGTTACTGTACGCCCTTCAAAAACTAGCAGTCTACCAGGCGAAACTATACAATACagaaacacagaaaaaaaaggacaatatataacaaatacCGAACTCCGGATATTTGTAAGATGAAGAGAATATTACAGGTATTGAGTTTTTTATACTCAAATAGGTGAAGTCCGttattaatgacaaaatcaaacgttatcaataaaatcaacggtaccaattttgttgcaccagatgcgcatttcgacaatacatgtctcttcagtgatgctcgtgaccaaaatatttgaaatccaaagcatatataaaagatgaagagctataatccaaaaggtcaaaaaagtaaagccaaattcgtaaaaggaatcagagctttgcatgagggagatacattccttaatttataataattcctaatattttgtaacagcaaatttcaataacacataaaatccgtattttcatgccagtaccgaagtactggctactgggctggtgataccctcggggactaatagttcaccagcagaggcatcgacccagtggtagtaataaaatcaacggtaccaattgtgttgcaccagatgcgcatttcgacaatacatgtctcttcagtgatgctcgtgaccaaaatatttgaaatccaaagcatatataaaagatgaagagctacaatccaaaaggttcaaaaagtaaagccaaattcgtaaaaggaatcagagctttgcatgagggagatacattccttaatttataataattactaatattttgtaacagcaaatttcaataacacataaaatccgtattttcatgccagtaccgaagtactggctactgggctggtgataccctcggggactaatagtccaccagcagaggcatcgaccatcaatggaagaagtaaaaatacaaactgtcatattcctacaTTGTGTAACTAAATAAAGGCATTTTTCGAAGAGTATGGCTGCTTATATAAGGTGTTATAGCTAACGTCAGCTACCTACTACCTACCTATCCTCTTCGCTCCTGGTGGAGCATAAGGTCGCCACAAGAATTCTCCATCCAGATCTGTCTTTAGCCTTTATTTCGGCTTCTCCCCAGATCATGTCAAGCTCTTTTAGTGCTGCCTCAATTGTTCGACGCCAGGTGGGTTTGGGTCTTCCTCTTGGTCTCTTCCCCTGGGGTGTCCATCTAAGAGCTGTCCTGGTTATGTTGGATACAGGCATCCTGAGAACATGCCCCAGCCATCTGAAGCGCCTCTGTTGTATTTCTGTGAGGATACACATGGACTTGGTCGTTTCGAGGAGATGGTCATTTGAGATACGATTTTACAATTTCGCCTCAGACAATTGTGGTGGAAACTTGAGAGCGATCTCATATCTGTTTTTGTTACTCTCCAGCATTCACTTCCATACAGAAGAACAGATTTAACATTACTGTTATATAGCCTGatctttgtttttctgttgtattGGCTAGACTTCCAAATTGGTCGTAGTCTTTGAAATGCAGATCTTGCCTTGGCTAGCCtacttttaatatcttttttggTGGAATCTTCTGTACTAACGACAGTTCCTAGATAGGTAAATTTATCTACTTTTTGGATGTCTGTTCCTTCAGCTTCTAGTCGTAAGTTTGATGTTGTGTTGAGTCGCATTTCTTGAGTCTTTTTTGCATTTAATTCCAGTCCAATTTGGCTTGCAAAATGGCTGAGCCGATCTGTCTTTTCTTGCATATGATCTTGTTTTGATGAAAGGAGTGCTATATCATAAGCAAAGTCAAGGTCCTCTAGAGTTGTAAACATCGACCATGTGATGCCTCTTTTCTTGTCACTGGTGGTCTTCCGCATCACCCAGTCAATGGCAACCAGGATTAAGATGGGTGAGATGATGCAGCCCTGCCGTACTCCAGATTGTACTTCAAACCAGTCAGTTTCCTTGTTGTTGAGTATCACAGCATATTCAAAGTTGGTATAAAAGCATTTTATCATTGTGACGATCTTTTGTGGTACTCCATATGATATAAGAATTGTCCAAAGAGTCTCTCTGTGTAAACTGTCGAAAGCCTTCTTGAAATCGATAAAGTTGATATATAGAGGTTTCTTCCATTCTATACACTGCTCAATGATGTTCTTAATCGCAAATATCTGTTAAATGCATCCTTTCCCTTTTCTAAACCCAGCTTGTTCCTGTCTCAACCTGTCATCCAGTATGGAGTCTATTCTGTTTAACGGTATTCTGCAAAACACTTTACTTGGGATTGAGAGTAATGTTATCCCTCTCCAGTTGTCACAGTTCCAAAGATCACCTTTCTTTGATAGTTTAATGATAAGACCTTTTGACCAGTCTTCAGGGATTTTGTTTTCTTCCCATATGTCTTTGAAAAGATCATGTAGTATGGCAGTTGCTGTATTGATGTCAGCTTTCAGTAGTTCTGCTTGAAGTCCATCTATGTCTGCTGCCTTTCCTGATTTCATGGATTGGCTAACGTCAGCTAGTGTTGGATATTTGTAAAATCATACTGTATATttgcaaaaacataaaatatggaTAGAAGAATACGGTATTTGTATTAAAACTAGTTACACGAGAGGATTGTGTGAATGGAATCATACATTATAGTTATAACATTTTCCCGGCTTTTCGTGTATCCAAGGCAAGTCAGATGGTGAATGTAATATGTTATCACtgtatttatatgtgtatgccatgtacatgattttttgaaataaaatgtgtttaaagtATGAGAGTTGGTGTAAgggtatatattattttttgtatttatttaatatgaacTATTTGCTATGTAACTTTTTGTATAGCTGTTGCCTCATGAAAACATATGCATGTGTGTGCATACCACGAATTATACAGTTTAAAAGATTCAACAGTACAACAGACGAATGTCGAAATCTGAATCACTGTCGATATATCACTGCGTAGATAACCATCATCATGTTAAGGATGTTGATTTCACTGTAATATCGTAAAATGTGTATACTGTCAACTAAAAGTGTTTGGTGCAAGGATTCAGTTAACCCATAAAACATTAAACTGAACTAAGAAATAGGACTAGTATAAAACAATATCTTTTCTAAAAATACGTTATTTGATGATTGGGAActttcatacatattttttaactcCGATTAGTTGTTCCGTTCAGTATGACACCGTTCTATATGCAAGAGTTCTTCATATTACAAATGTAATGCATGGAGAAGACAGTTTCAATGACGGATATTATTCAATCATTTCTATTcgatatgataaaaaaaactaacttgATCTTCAACCAGTCATTGCCGGATTTTGATAAAACCGCAGTCATTAACATGATACAGATTTATAGTTACAGCGGACAATGAAACTCGACCTTCGCATACAATGTACAcaagttattatttatttgtcatcCTGTCCAGACAGGGTGACTACTTATGTAATTCATCATAACGACAAGATGTTTTACTTCAGATGATGTCCgagaatattttatacatttatgaaTGATTTAACGTAGAAGGTCGTTCTATTTGTTAAACATGTAACATGTCCTTATTCTGATGTCAGAACAGTTAGGATCAAATCTTATATCTCTTAACTTCTTGTCGgatcttttttgtatataatgcattaagaatcaaattaaatcattttctgACAGAAGCGGCTATAAACTACACCGTTTTAAACAGTTCCAACCTAAAACAGGTGAGACCGTTCTAACCCCTTAAAGTTTTGAACAGTTGTAATCAGAGCACATTCTGGTAGTTCTATCCTTGATTTGATTGAGATTTTTACACTTTAACTTAGAACGAATGGTAGTCAATCTCGTTAACCAACCTCATTATTAGCTATGGTATTGTTGCCAGTCAGACATAACCACATCATAATCGAAACATAAGAACACAAGGTTGTAAGCAATTCAGTTGAAAAactttgtattatttcaatttcagttcttctataattatatagaaaatggttATTTATAGGCATATTTGCATGAGTtcagtaaatagttatcaaaggtaccagaattgtaatttagtacgccaaacgcgcgtttcgtctacataagactcatcaatgacgctcaaatcaaaatatttatcaagccaaacaagtaaaaagttgaagtaACAGTTACACAAGTAATCAACTTTCTCATCAATTTGCAATGACATAACCTGTTTGTTAAATTAATATGGTGTTACTTGATTGCatcgagacaactctccatttaacaatttgtaaaagtaaaccataataggtaaaagaACGGCCTTCAAAACGAAGCCTTGGCTAACATCGAATAAGTTATAAAGGGCACTAAAATACTAGTTTAAAAGCAATCAAATAGGGAAACTAAAGGtgtaatatgtataaaaaaaacaagaatcaGTTACATAAGTTATGAACCATATCAACAAACGAACACCACTGAAAACTacgttcctgacttaggacatgtACAAACAactgcagcgggtttaaacgtttaaatgggTCTAGTAACAGATTGTCATTCATATTCTTAACGTGGGTAACTAACATTAGCTTAAATAGGGgtaaacatgtacaaatataccaggatgatttataaatttgaggTTATCGTAGTATAAGACATTGTATATATTCACCAATCCGCTGCTTATGATGGGAAATCAACTGGTATAACTCATTAACATACTGTAACAGATTATAACACATATGACTAGTTGTAACTTTTTGTTCTTGAATGGACCTTGGTATATTATTCTCTAGTTTGTCCGCGCTTGCTGTTTTAGAGACATGTTAAAAGATAACAAATGTTTTGGAAAGTCCAAACGTCCATCGCTGTCTTTAAACAATCcaatgtataaataaaggcaacagtagtatactgctgttcaatagtcatacaTCGGTTAAGGAAGATCAAATTCGGGTCAAATACCAAAACCGAAGGAAACACAACAAGTATAAGTGGAAAACAATGGAACAACAGAAACCTtgaactgcaacaaaaacaGACACCAAAATGCATGATACATTGTAGTAAcgaaatattgatttttttgttgttgaaatttttaatttatatctatGTAGTTGTATTATTAAATTACTAGTAGtttaaataagatataaatctttaacacaaattttatcagcattttatttttatcttgtccgttgctttttatttgaaattttgctattttgcaTTCCCTTGAATGAAGAGTTCAAGGAAAGACCATCTcattatataacaataaacTAAAAGACAGACACGTTTATAACCAAGTTTTATTAGTCTAAGACATatgttttgtaaattatataaacatatataccatttaatattgtacaaaaaaaccATTAACATACTGAACTAGTTTCTTCAAATTTTTGACACTTTTGGTGGAATATATAATAACTATATTTGACacctaaataaatataacaagcTTTTTTTCAGGTAAAAATCATAAACGGCGGGATATATTTTGcagtgttttgtaaaaaaaagttcgtTGAAAAAAGCAATAGTATTTTTGGATTGACTTTTTAAACGGTTTAGTTGAAAGAGGAAAGGGGGATTCATAACATACGGTATTCAACGGTAAGAGATGTCATCTTGCAGTCTATTTTCCAGATCCACATACtgttacaaaaaaagtaaataacaaaaataccgaactccgaggattTCAAAACGAAAAATCCGTATTCAAACTGAAAGTCAAAGGCTCAAACACACCAGGCGAATGtatatcaactgtcatattcctctCTTGGAAcgggcattttcttatgtagaaaatagtagattaaacctggttgtatagctTGGTAAACCTCTTGCTTGTATGACAATCGAATACAGTTCAATTCTATTTACAACgatttgtgaacaaaacaaacaaacatgataggtcaaaatgtcaaaaattttgcagtaaacattgtattataataataatcacAAGAatcacaaacaaatatgtaccaaataacacaaaatgtcaaatagacatagcacattagcaaaaatttAAACGTACAGAACCACATCctatgtaacaaataaacacaaaaagtcatacattttcattattttgaataataacaaatttaagCATTCCATTTATTTCTACTTATTTAAATTTAAGAgcactgtttttttttcgaaaaatgagGACGGATAAAGAACTTTACCGTTTTCTTAAACGATCGGAATCTTTATTCCTCAAACTTCTTTTCTGagcaattatttaatattttttatgaagaaTAATGATTGATGTAGTATGAtttcagaatattttattattttccgaATTTTTCGATCTTTTTTTAATGCTAAACAAAAACAGGAAACATATGCTGAAATGTAACATGACGCAAAACAATTTGgctgttaattttattttatttcctgttcaatataaaagtaaaagaatgaaaacatatataataacatatttaattcCCACTCTCATTCTCTCTCTTTCTCTCAATTTAGTTTTGTAGCTGTACGATATTGTATTAAATCACTATTGTATTCCTGTATTAAGTCTTCATAGTTTATTGACTTATCTGTAAAGTCTTTTAGCAGATTGTTTATTTCGTCTTCAGAGAGCTGGTCGTCTGCTGTTGTGAGTACTTGCCGTAGATGA is part of the Mytilus trossulus isolate FHL-02 unplaced genomic scaffold, PNRI_Mtr1.1.1.hap1 h1tg000085l___fragment_1__unscaffolded, whole genome shotgun sequence genome and encodes:
- the LOC134699840 gene encoding uncharacterized protein LOC134699840, translating into MIKCFYTNFEYAVILNNKETDWFEVQSGVRQGCIISPILILVAIDWVMRKTTSDKKRGITWSMFTTLEDLDFAYDIALLSSKQDHMQEKTDRLSHFASQIGLELNAKKTQEMRLNTTSNLRLEAEGTDIQKVDKFTYLGTVVSTEDSTKKDIKSRLAKARSAFQRLRPIWKSSQYNRKTKIRLYNSNVKSVLLYGSECWRVTKTDMRSLSSFHHNCLRRNCKIVSQMTISSKRPSPCVSSQKYNRGASDGWGMFSGCLYPT